The Proteiniphilum propionicum genome contains the following window.
GCACGGTCTAATATTTCTCGGCTCACTTCGGTAGTTACCGATTGGCGGTTGCCTTGCCGGATGATTATATCCCATCCGCCGGTTGCGCTGATGGACGAAAATGCCGCCACCCGACGGTTTTGTTTTACAACTCTGTTGCTTTGTGCCGATGTGCCTGCAATTGTTGTTGCAATAATTAATAATGTAAGAAATATTTTTGTTCTCATATTTGTAAATGTTTAATATTTAAAGTTTAAGGTTCAAAGTTCAGGGTTTGAAGTTGAGCGGAAATCATATTCACGCCAAAACTCGCAACCCGAAACTTATCAAGATATCTGCCTTCCGTCCAAGAACCGTATGGTGCGGCCGGTCTCCTTGGCTTTACTCTCGTCGTGGGTAACCATCACGATGGTGCGCCCCTCTTCGCGGTTGAGCCGGTGCAGCAACTCCATCACCTCGGCACCCATTTTCGAGTCTAAGTTTCCGGTCGGCTCGTCGGCAAGAATGATGTGCGGATTGCCGATCACGGCGCGGGCTATGGCCACGCGCTGGCACTGTCCGCCCGACAGCTGGGTGGGAAAATGGCGCATCCGGTGCGAAAGGCCCACCTTTTCCAGCACCGTTTCGGCCAGCCGGCGCCGCTCGCGGGCGCCCACCTGACGGTATAGCAGCGGCAGTTCCACGTTGTCCAACACGTTGAGCGAGTTGATCAGGTGAAAGCTCTGGAACACGAACCCCAAGTTTTCGTTCCGGAATTTGGCCAGCGCCTTGTCTTTCATCGTTGCCGTCTCTTTCCCGGCGATAATCACATTTCCGCTGGTGGGCGAATCCAACAGCCCCATCACATTGAGCAGGGTGGATTTTCCGCATCCCGACGGCCCCATTACGGCAAGAAACTCGCCTTTCTTCACTTCTAAGTTCACGTTTTCCAACGCCACGGTTTCAATTTCTTCGGTACGGTATATCTTATGTACCTGGTTGAGTTGAATCATTGTTTCCATATTTGTTCCAATTATTAATTGCTCATTGTTAATTGTTAATTACTCCTCCCTCAACGCCTCCACCGGCTGCACCCGCGATGCCCGGTATGCCGGAATCCATACGCTAAGCGCAACGACTATTGCCAGTAAAATAAAAGTAATTGCATTGGTGATGAAAAAGCGCAGCCATTTGTTATTGGTAATGTATCCGCTGTTGGCAACTTGCTGTCCCACCACTTCTATCACATCGGCTTGAACAAGAAAAGCGTTCACGCAAAAAGCGGGAATGGCGGCAAGGGTAAGCAACAAAATGGCTTCGGCTATGTATTGCGCCTGGAGTTTGTTTCGCGAACTTCCCAACGCCATACGCAAGCCAATTTCATTTCTTCGTGCCTGATTCCGAAACCAAAACGTACCGATAATTCCCAAAGCGATATTGAGCAAAAAGAAAATCATTACCCCGGAACGCATACGTATATTGTTGGTTGTTCCGTCCATAGCCTCCATATTGTATTTAACTGCCTTGTAGCTAACAATACTGCCGGTAATGTCGTTCTTGAAATTTTGGAGCGAGAAATTTTCACCCACCCGTATTGCTATTTCGGGTTCCCTGACAGTGCTGTCATTGCGCTGATAGAAAAAAGAATAACAGTGCTGTTCGTAATCGTATCGTTTCTGGCTTGCCACCACATCCGATACCACATACGGGGATGTGCCCACAAAAACAGTTTTGCCGTAAGCCGGTTCATCTTTAAACAGAGCTTTTGCCAAATTTTCGGACAACACGATGGAATTTTTATCCGAAAAATTCAAATGTCCCAACTTATCGGGGTTAATGACGGATTTAACTTTAAAAATTGAGAAATAATTTTCCGAGCCGACCGGTTTCGATTGCGCTCCGAAACCTTCGGAAGCGCTTGTTGTATCGGTCTTCACGGTATATCCCGAAAAAGAGTTACAAAAAGGGGTTGTTCCCGAGTATTTCCCGGTTAAAAAAGCGGTTTGCACGCCCGGATACCGTTTTACTTTATCGTAAAAAATACGGAAGGCTTCTTTGTCGGCATCCGTTGTCAGATCCCTGTGCTTCACGCGATACGTGTTTTCCATATCGAATCCTCGCGGCAGCAATCTGTTGTAAACCATCATAAAGCCATAATCTATGATGTACCAGGCCAAAACAAAGACGATGAAAAGCTCGGCAAAGATCCACGCGTTGCGGCGGCGTTGCGTCCAGATCTGTTTTAAAATATGTAGAATCATGAGGGTTGAATTTATTTGTAATGGTCGAAAAGGGCGTCGATGATGTTCTTTCGGGTAAACCTGTAAGCCGGCACGAGGGACGAGAGCAGATTCATCAGCAGCACCGCCAACAAGGCTCCTATAAATACCCGTATGTTGAACAGCATGGCCGGGGTCACACCGACCGCGTCGCCCAATTGCGCCGACATGTCGGTAATGTTATAAAGGATGCTGCTTGGAACAAGCCACTGGCTCGAAAAGTAAACGAGCAGGTAAGACAGCATCAAACCAACCGCTCCGCCCAAAAAAGTAAGCAGGAAGTTTTCAGTCACCACCTGTCGGACAAGCACCGTTCGGGTGGCACCAAATGCTTTACGTATGCCCAATTCAGGTAATCGTTTTTCCATGCGGCTGCTGTTTAATCCCGATAGATTAAGTACCGGAACCAGCAAAAAAACAAGCAACAGCGCCGCAAATGATCTTCTGATTTTGTGGATGGATAACGGTCTGTTCCC
Protein-coding sequences here:
- a CDS encoding ABC transporter ATP-binding protein encodes the protein MIQLNQVHKIYRTEEIETVALENVNLEVKKGEFLAVMGPSGCGKSTLLNVMGLLDSPTSGNVIIAGKETATMKDKALAKFRNENLGFVFQSFHLINSLNVLDNVELPLLYRQVGARERRRLAETVLEKVGLSHRMRHFPTQLSGGQCQRVAIARAVIGNPHIILADEPTGNLDSKMGAEVMELLHRLNREEGRTIVMVTHDESKAKETGRTIRFLDGRQIS
- a CDS encoding ABC transporter permease → MILHILKQIWTQRRRNAWIFAELFIVFVLAWYIIDYGFMMVYNRLLPRGFDMENTYRVKHRDLTTDADKEAFRIFYDKVKRYPGVQTAFLTGKYSGTTPFCNSFSGYTVKTDTTSASEGFGAQSKPVGSENYFSIFKVKSVINPDKLGHLNFSDKNSIVLSENLAKALFKDEPAYGKTVFVGTSPYVVSDVVASQKRYDYEQHCYSFFYQRNDSTVREPEIAIRVGENFSLQNFKNDITGSIVSYKAVKYNMEAMDGTTNNIRMRSGVMIFFLLNIALGIIGTFWFRNQARRNEIGLRMALGSSRNKLQAQYIAEAILLLTLAAIPAFCVNAFLVQADVIEVVGQQVANSGYITNNKWLRFFITNAITFILLAIVVALSVWIPAYRASRVQPVEALREE